The Brachyspira hyodysenteriae ATCC 27164 sequence GGCAGTCGAGAAGCAAAAAGGCTATATTTTTTACTCAAACTAATAGTTTATATTGCATATAAAACAAAAAATAGTATTATTTAGTACTAATTATATGCTTGCACTTTCGCGAAGCGTATCCGAGTTTATCGAAGATATAAGGTTCTTTGACGAAGTCGCATAGCGTATGAGGCGGGAAAAAGAACAATATAAAAATTGACAAAGTTAAAAATTTTAAGTATATATAATAATATCTTTGTTTATTGCAAATAAAAAGACTAGGCTTTACTGAGAAAACCTAGCCTTAATTAACTAATTATATTTTCAAAAATTATTTAGCATTGATAGCATCTATTATTTCAGCACATTTCATGTACATTCTAGGGATATGGAAAGGTCCTTTATACATATTACCTTTTAAGTCGGTAGAGATTCTTCCATCTCTGTGAAGATATCCGAACCATTCGCCGTATTCTGTATCAATGAATTTTTTAGTATATTCTTTAACCATGTCATGCTTTTCTAGATATTTATCATCTTTAGTGAAATAGTAGCAATATAAAGCAGCAATAGCAGCTTCAGTTTGAGGCCACCAGAATTTCATGTCATGATGATATTCGCTTTTAGGCTTTCCAAGTACATCCATATATTGAATGATTCCGCCGTACTCTTTGTCCCAGCCCCATTCCCACATCCAGTCAAATATTTTAACTCCTAGGGCTTTTAATTTTTCATCATGTCCTCTTTCTATAGCTTCTCTTAATATAAACCAAGATGATTCTATAGCATGACCTGGATTTAATAATCTTCCTTCAAAGTGATCTTGTAAAGTACCGTCAGGATTGCATTGTTCAAGTACTGCTTTTTTATCTTCGTATAGGAAGAGCTGTATGTTCTTAAGAAGATTATCAATATATTTGTTGTAATAATCTTTATTTTCAGGATCAGCCTTTCTTAATTCCTGAACAGTAGCAAGCATTATCATAGGAGGACCGAAAGCTATAGTAGGTCTGTTGCCTGCATCAAATTTTGGTATTAAAAGATTTTCTTTTTGATAGCGGTCTATATTATCAAGTATTTCTCTAGCCTTTTTAACATAGCTTTTATCTCCGCTCGCTCTTGAATATGCAGCCATAGCAACTAAGCAGAATGTTTCTGAAAAGTAATATCTCAATCTTTTTATGATAGGCTTTCCGTCTTCAGTAACTCTGAAATACATTCTTCCGTCGCCTGCTTTATCAAAACAGTATTTTTCTAAGAAGTCTATTCCAGATTTTGCTGCATCAAGATATTCCTGTTTTTTCTCGAAATCAGTATAAAGAGTTGATAATACCCAAGCAAATCTTCCCTGAAACCATACAGATTTATCAGTTTCTATAAGTCCGCCTTTTCTGTCTAAGGCAGTGTAGTATCCGCCATGCTTTTTATCAAGTCCGTTTTTTAGCCAAAATGGAATGATATTGTCTTTTAACATGTGTAGATACTCGTTTTTTACTTCGTTTAAATTACTCATATGAAAATTCCTTAGATTTTATTTAACATAATAT is a genomic window containing:
- a CDS encoding AGE family epimerase/isomerase; this encodes MSNLNEVKNEYLHMLKDNIIPFWLKNGLDKKHGGYYTALDRKGGLIETDKSVWFQGRFAWVLSTLYTDFEKKQEYLDAAKSGIDFLEKYCFDKAGDGRMYFRVTEDGKPIIKRLRYYFSETFCLVAMAAYSRASGDKSYVKKAREILDNIDRYQKENLLIPKFDAGNRPTIAFGPPMIMLATVQELRKADPENKDYYNKYIDNLLKNIQLFLYEDKKAVLEQCNPDGTLQDHFEGRLLNPGHAIESSWFILREAIERGHDEKLKALGVKIFDWMWEWGWDKEYGGIIQYMDVLGKPKSEYHHDMKFWWPQTEAAIAALYCYYFTKDDKYLEKHDMVKEYTKKFIDTEYGEWFGYLHRDGRISTDLKGNMYKGPFHIPRMYMKCAEIIDAINAK